A part of Paenibacillus donghaensis genomic DNA contains:
- a CDS encoding beta-ketoacyl synthase N-terminal-like domain-containing protein: MDDQIKLVYQQIQGGQLDPSAAVEQLKLLASRQAPRASGQLQNQLQAVLLEIVCELLKVDIQEIDIDTELSEYGFDSILITDFANALNKRMKLNLTPAVFFDNPSIRTCTQSLLEQYEEEIAAYYASASPPLIQAGDGRQLLEQVKAVLLEVISKLLKVSAGELDPDTELSEYGFDSIMLTELSNLLNSEYKLELTPAMFFDNPTIHRFAEYLIQEYEEVFVSSNQEIQRTVPPEQQKELSGTRTAPFLPQPTDEHAYAVEPIAIVGISAKFPQAENANEFWNNIIEGKNCITEVPDDRWNWRDYAEQGSDPSAASGLRWGGFIGGVDEFDPLFFKISPREAELMDPQQRQMLSTVWHALEDAGLHPEEFSQHTTGVFIAAGPGEYKDIVTIPASEPMGPVTVVPSSIPNRISYALNLRGPSEYCEAACSSSLVALHHAVQSIRRKECEQAVVGAVNLLLSPMGFVGFETMGNLSTDGNAKSFQFDAEGYARSEGVGALIIKPLHLAVEQGDHIYALIQGTGTAHGGKGISLTAPNPAGMQAAIAQAYESAGIDPSTVSYVEANGVASPLGDSIEINALKCIAPAERETGCCQVSSLKPCIGHGEVVSGMAQLIKAIYALRHRVIPGVPGFTRLHEHISLKGSTLQISAENRAWKAAKDGSGHAVPRRAGVNSYGFGGVNAHAVLEEYIPQPVDAAGSSGVAKPQMVIFSAKNRERLHIVVERMLAFAEMHEDLNIPDFAYTLQTGRQAMECRMAVIITDREELIQKLRMYLHEEHVQSTPDPFLPWFMGEQPEERLAAKKLISGSTEELMIQELMKENNLEKLALHWVQGGNIPWRQLHPAARLRKLSLPVYPFEKKRYWLEPKPSSSVNYRSSVKQVQSPSLTACEPPALLDYLKQEISELLAIPVEELRGDQSLRNLGFNSIQAVKLRHTLETSFAAAVPMVTISGVETIEQMEQNLSDIVDPSQFNGNGLLNAEADYYPQVVMQPEQRFEPFPLSDMQESFLTGRKLRIGKDWVGCHIYLELAADALDIYRLQSAWNRLMAYHDMLRTKIMANGRQQVQEVVPLYVIKTVDLRMKTRAGQDKHISTVREMMSHKVYDTDQWPLFEIRVSVLPDKKYMIHFSIDEFITDAGGLHMLLQQWRQLYDDLTCALPVMQLSFRDYITAARQFEHSPKYHKDLDYWITKLNAMPQGPDLPRTTEPQDKDTYKRTRLQGTLSAEAWNHLKQKAEQWKVSTTVLILALFTEMLRAWSDHRAFSLILTYYNRLPVHPQIHQVLGPFISSTIFVAEDRELPAEAGPDAFAARVRQYQEQVWSDLDHSSASGVRVLRELKSRNKINGSSYLPVVFTSLLNNEFESALQPSFFDQINYMVTQTPQVYLDHQIFERDGCLQYSWDVAEAYFGTNVIRSMFAAYSQMLEMAGAGDGFWKSEYGRPPVSGLQAGNIEQRMDIPELPRGLMLEAGPADRYESFPLTDQQMAYAFGRSQRKGGEENGCQVYQELDVQSLDIARLERAWNKLIARHDMLKAVIKREGRQAVLQEVPEFCIKVSDLRGGHEEAIQKQLSLTKQAMIEHVFALDQWPYFDLRVSIIDNQRSRVHFCIDMLIADGNSIRLLLSQLLRMYEHVENDMESAGMSFRDYVLALQRYRKSETYRISLNYWMQKFTGIPSGPQLPTSLIPKERAAFQHRQLTGVLENWQTLQQKAAHLGVAPGMVLLTAYAEVLAAWGRQLPFTIVVPCWERLPIHPDVMEVVGDFTAMSWIVVKEEDQSFSQKLCAYHAVVQEDLSHMAVSGLNALRRVAMSGAAKPDFPVVFTNLFTSSEITLPPSFKTGDKLSTTPQVYLDNISEERGGQLHICWDVAENVYPEAMVEEMFQGYQRMLKALADEPEYWERHHFGSLIQARPDFYSDIVKDGRVILK, translated from the coding sequence ATGGACGATCAAATTAAACTGGTGTATCAACAGATTCAAGGCGGACAGTTGGACCCTTCAGCAGCCGTGGAGCAACTAAAGCTGCTTGCTTCAAGACAGGCTCCCCGTGCTTCAGGCCAGCTGCAGAACCAGCTCCAAGCGGTTTTACTGGAGATCGTATGTGAGCTTCTAAAGGTAGATATTCAAGAAATCGATATAGATACGGAACTGAGTGAGTATGGGTTTGACTCTATTTTGATCACCGATTTTGCTAATGCGCTGAACAAGAGGATGAAGTTGAATCTGACTCCGGCAGTTTTTTTTGATAATCCTTCAATACGGACATGTACGCAGTCATTATTGGAACAGTATGAAGAAGAAATTGCCGCCTACTATGCTTCCGCGTCTCCGCCTCTAATACAGGCCGGAGACGGGAGGCAACTGCTGGAACAGGTGAAAGCGGTGCTGCTGGAGGTAATCTCGAAACTATTAAAAGTGAGTGCCGGCGAACTGGACCCCGATACAGAGCTGAGCGAGTACGGTTTTGATTCCATTATGCTAACCGAGCTGTCCAATCTCTTGAATAGTGAATATAAACTGGAGCTGACACCGGCGATGTTTTTTGATAATCCGACCATTCATCGCTTCGCCGAGTATTTAATTCAAGAGTATGAGGAAGTATTTGTCTCTTCCAATCAGGAGATTCAACGTACGGTACCTCCTGAACAGCAGAAGGAACTTTCCGGTACGAGGACAGCGCCGTTTTTGCCGCAACCAACGGATGAGCACGCCTATGCTGTGGAACCCATAGCCATTGTCGGTATCAGCGCCAAATTTCCGCAGGCTGAAAATGCGAATGAATTCTGGAACAATATAATAGAAGGAAAAAATTGCATCACTGAAGTTCCGGATGACCGGTGGAATTGGCGGGATTATGCGGAACAGGGCTCAGATCCTTCTGCTGCTTCAGGGTTGCGCTGGGGCGGATTTATCGGCGGAGTCGATGAGTTTGATCCATTGTTCTTTAAAATTTCTCCCCGCGAAGCGGAGCTGATGGACCCGCAGCAAAGACAAATGCTAAGCACGGTCTGGCATGCGCTGGAGGATGCAGGCTTGCATCCTGAAGAATTCTCACAGCATACAACAGGCGTCTTTATTGCTGCCGGTCCCGGAGAATATAAAGATATCGTAACGATTCCGGCAAGTGAACCGATGGGCCCGGTTACGGTTGTGCCGTCATCAATCCCGAACCGGATTTCTTACGCGCTGAATTTGCGTGGACCAAGCGAATATTGTGAAGCGGCGTGTTCCTCATCTCTGGTTGCCTTGCATCATGCCGTGCAGTCAATCCGGCGCAAGGAATGTGAGCAAGCTGTTGTAGGGGCGGTGAATTTACTTCTGTCTCCAATGGGCTTTGTCGGTTTTGAGACAATGGGCAACTTAAGCACAGACGGAAACGCGAAGTCCTTCCAGTTCGATGCAGAAGGGTACGCACGGAGTGAAGGTGTGGGAGCGCTGATTATCAAACCGCTTCATTTAGCGGTGGAACAAGGGGATCACATTTATGCGCTGATTCAAGGAACCGGCACCGCTCATGGAGGCAAAGGCATATCGTTGACAGCTCCTAATCCGGCGGGAATGCAGGCGGCAATAGCTCAAGCCTATGAATCGGCTGGAATAGACCCGTCCACGGTGTCTTATGTAGAAGCAAACGGGGTTGCTTCACCGCTGGGTGACAGTATTGAGATCAATGCTTTAAAATGTATTGCTCCTGCTGAACGGGAGACAGGCTGCTGTCAGGTCAGCAGCCTGAAGCCTTGCATCGGCCACGGTGAAGTGGTCTCCGGGATGGCTCAGCTCATTAAAGCGATCTATGCTTTACGTCATCGGGTGATTCCGGGCGTCCCGGGGTTTACACGTCTGCATGAGCACATTTCGCTTAAAGGAAGTACGCTGCAGATAAGTGCAGAGAACCGGGCTTGGAAGGCCGCAAAAGACGGCTCCGGTCATGCTGTGCCAAGACGCGCCGGAGTAAACAGTTATGGTTTCGGCGGCGTAAACGCTCATGCGGTATTGGAGGAATACATTCCGCAGCCAGTGGACGCAGCCGGATCTTCAGGCGTTGCGAAGCCGCAAATGGTCATTTTTTCCGCGAAAAACCGGGAACGCCTGCATATAGTGGTTGAACGTATGCTTGCTTTTGCAGAAATGCATGAGGATCTAAATATACCGGACTTTGCTTACACCCTCCAAACGGGGCGTCAAGCGATGGAATGCCGAATGGCTGTCATTATAACGGATAGGGAAGAGTTGATTCAGAAGCTCCGGATGTATTTACATGAGGAGCACGTTCAATCCACGCCGGACCCATTCCTGCCTTGGTTTATGGGAGAACAGCCGGAGGAACGCCTTGCCGCCAAAAAGCTTATCTCTGGAAGTACGGAGGAGCTAATGATTCAGGAGCTGATGAAGGAGAACAACCTGGAGAAACTTGCGCTTCACTGGGTGCAAGGCGGCAATATTCCCTGGAGACAATTGCATCCGGCAGCCCGGCTACGCAAATTGTCTCTGCCGGTATATCCCTTTGAGAAGAAAAGGTATTGGCTGGAGCCCAAACCTTCAAGCTCCGTCAACTATCGGTCTTCAGTAAAACAGGTTCAATCTCCAAGTCTAACCGCTTGTGAACCGCCCGCCCTTCTTGATTATTTAAAGCAAGAGATCAGCGAATTGCTGGCTATACCGGTTGAAGAGCTGCGGGGAGATCAATCGTTGCGTAATTTGGGGTTTAATTCCATTCAAGCTGTCAAGCTCCGTCATACACTGGAAACCTCGTTCGCAGCAGCTGTTCCGATGGTCACCATCAGCGGAGTTGAGACCATTGAACAGATGGAGCAGAATTTAAGTGATATTGTAGATCCTTCACAATTCAACGGCAACGGGCTATTGAATGCTGAAGCGGATTATTATCCGCAGGTCGTTATGCAGCCGGAACAGCGGTTTGAACCATTCCCGTTAAGCGACATGCAGGAATCATTTCTCACCGGCCGCAAATTACGGATAGGTAAGGATTGGGTCGGGTGTCATATTTATTTGGAGCTTGCGGCGGACGCATTGGATATTTACCGGCTGCAGTCAGCCTGGAACCGGTTAATGGCTTATCATGATATGTTGCGTACAAAAATCATGGCGAACGGACGGCAACAGGTTCAAGAGGTTGTACCTTTGTATGTGATTAAGACAGTAGATCTGAGAATGAAAACGCGGGCAGGGCAGGATAAGCATATCAGCACTGTGCGGGAGATGATGTCGCACAAAGTATATGATACGGATCAGTGGCCGCTTTTTGAAATTCGCGTCAGCGTATTACCTGACAAGAAATATATGATTCATTTCAGTATCGATGAATTTATTACAGATGCCGGCGGCTTGCATATGCTCCTGCAGCAATGGCGGCAGCTGTATGATGACTTGACATGCGCTTTGCCGGTCATGCAGCTTTCGTTCCGGGATTATATTACGGCAGCCAGACAGTTTGAGCATTCTCCCAAGTATCATAAGGATTTAGACTATTGGATTACAAAATTAAACGCTATGCCTCAGGGACCTGATCTCCCGCGAACAACAGAACCTCAGGACAAGGATACCTATAAGCGGACAAGGCTGCAGGGCACTCTAAGCGCTGAGGCCTGGAATCATCTGAAACAGAAGGCAGAACAGTGGAAAGTTTCAACTACGGTTCTAATTCTTGCCCTGTTTACCGAAATGCTGCGGGCATGGAGTGATCATAGGGCATTCTCTTTGATCCTTACCTACTACAACCGGCTTCCTGTGCATCCGCAAATTCATCAGGTATTGGGTCCGTTTATTTCTTCCACAATTTTTGTGGCAGAAGACCGGGAGCTGCCTGCGGAAGCCGGACCGGATGCGTTTGCGGCAAGAGTCCGGCAGTATCAGGAACAGGTATGGAGCGATTTGGATCATAGCAGCGCCAGCGGCGTACGGGTATTGAGGGAGCTTAAATCAAGAAATAAAATCAATGGATCATCCTATCTGCCGGTCGTGTTCACATCATTATTAAACAACGAATTTGAGTCTGCACTGCAGCCAAGCTTCTTTGACCAGATTAACTACATGGTGACCCAGACACCGCAGGTCTATCTGGACCATCAAATTTTTGAACGGGACGGCTGCTTACAATACAGCTGGGATGTGGCCGAAGCGTATTTCGGAACAAATGTGATACGCAGCATGTTTGCCGCTTACAGTCAAATGCTGGAGATGGCCGGAGCCGGGGATGGCTTCTGGAAAAGTGAATATGGGAGACCGCCCGTGTCCGGACTTCAAGCCGGCAACATAGAACAACGGATGGATATACCTGAGCTGCCCCGGGGGTTAATGCTGGAAGCCGGGCCTGCTGACCGTTATGAATCTTTTCCTTTGACCGATCAGCAGATGGCCTATGCGTTCGGCAGAAGCCAACGCAAGGGGGGCGAAGAAAACGGGTGTCAGGTGTATCAGGAGCTTGATGTCCAATCCCTCGATATTGCACGGCTTGAGCGGGCCTGGAACAAGCTGATTGCAAGGCATGACATGCTTAAAGCCGTTATCAAACGTGAGGGAAGACAGGCTGTTTTACAGGAGGTGCCCGAGTTTTGCATCAAGGTATCAGATCTGCGGGGCGGTCATGAAGAAGCGATTCAAAAGCAGTTAAGCTTGACCAAGCAGGCCATGATTGAGCATGTCTTTGCTTTGGATCAATGGCCGTATTTTGATTTAAGGGTATCTATCATCGACAACCAAAGGTCGCGGGTTCATTTCTGTATAGATATGCTGATTGCAGACGGCAACAGTATCCGTCTCTTGCTGTCCCAGCTGCTAAGGATGTATGAGCACGTTGAAAATGATATGGAAAGTGCGGGGATGAGCTTTCGGGATTATGTTCTTGCACTCCAGCGTTACCGGAAGTCGGAGACTTACCGGATAAGCCTGAACTATTGGATGCAAAAGTTTACGGGCATTCCTTCAGGGCCGCAACTTCCTACAAGCCTTATACCTAAGGAGAGGGCAGCTTTTCAGCACAGGCAGCTTACAGGTGTACTGGAAAATTGGCAGACTCTGCAACAAAAGGCTGCGCATTTAGGCGTTGCTCCAGGGATGGTCCTGCTGACGGCTTACGCTGAAGTCCTGGCTGCATGGGGGCGGCAGCTGCCGTTTACAATCGTAGTTCCGTGCTGGGAGAGACTGCCGATCCATCCGGATGTCATGGAGGTAGTCGGGGATTTTACAGCGATGAGCTGGATAGTGGTTAAGGAGGAAGATCAAAGCTTTTCGCAAAAATTGTGCGCGTACCACGCTGTAGTACAGGAAGATCTGTCGCATATGGCCGTAAGCGGACTAAATGCTTTGAGGAGAGTGGCGATGAGCGGTGCTGCAAAGCCTGATTTTCCAGTGGTATTCACGAATTTGTTCACATCATCAGAAATAACACTGCCGCCGAGCTTTAAGACCGGAGATAAATTGAGCACAACACCACAGGTGTACCTGGATAATATTAGCGAGGAGCGCGGCGGGCAGCTTCATATTTGTTGGGATGTGGCCGAAAATGTGTATCCTGAAGCCATGGTGGAGGAAATGTTTCAAGGTTATCAACGGATGCTCAAGGCGCTGGCGGATGAGCCGGAATATTGGGAACGTCATCATTTTGGCAGTCTGATTCAAGCACGCCCTGATTTCTATAGTGACATTGTAAAGGACGGGAGGGTTATTTTGAAATGA